The Winogradskyella schleiferi genome contains the following window.
AATAAAAACAGTTACGAAATCAAAATTATGTTCAAAATTATATTGAAATTCCTGACCGTCATTGGTATATACAGTATCTGGCATAAGTCTCCAAATATCAAAGCCATCGTTATCGACTCCGACTAAATGATAAACAAGCACCATATCAGACTCAAGAAGATCTATATTTAAAGGTATTTCAAATGTGGCTTCATAGTTAGGTGCAATTAAATCCGTGGTTCTTTCAAAAGATTGTCCAGCAAAAAAGTTTTCTTGAACTTGCACAATTTCTTCGGTAGTGCAGCTGCTAAATAAAGAAATGGCAAAAATAAATGTAAGTATACGTTTCATAATTCTAAAGTTTTTTTAATTAGTATCAAATCATGTACCAAAGTACTGTTTTTAAAAATTTGTTCCATGTAATCAAATCTGCCATCATGTCATATTTTTTGTCATGGCATAATCATTGACTTATTGTTAACGAGTTTAAAAATTAAATAAAACAAAAAACACACATATATTATGAGTAAGATTATTGGAATTGATTTAGGTACAACCAACTCTTGCGTTTCTGTAATGGAAGGTAACGAACCAGTTGTAATCCCAAACGCTGAAGGTAAGAGAACTACACCTTCGGTTATCGCTTTCGTGGAAGGTGGTGAAATTAAAGTTGGTGATCCAGCAAAAAGGCAAGCAGTAACTAACCCAACAAAAACGGTTTATTCTATTAAGCGTTTTATGGGTAATAAGTATTCTGAGTCTAAAAAAGAAGCAGAGCGGGTACCTTATAAAGTAGTAAAAGGTGACAACGATACTCCAAGAGTAGATATCGATGGTCGTTTATATACACCTCAAGAATTGTCAGCTATGATTCTTCAAAAAATGAAGAAAACGGCTGAGGATTACTTAGGATCAGATGTAACCAGAGCTGTAATTACGGTTCCTGCATATTTTAACGATGCACAACGTCAGGCGACTAAAGAAGCAGGTGAGATTGCAGGTTTAAAAGTGGAACGTATTATTAATGAGCCTACAGCTGCAGCATTAGCTTACGGAATGGACAAAAAAGGAACTGACCAAAAAATCGTAGTGTTCGATTTTGGTGGTGGTACACATGATGTCTCTATTCTTGAATTAGGTGATGGCGTATTTGAAGTATTATCTACAGATGGTGATACACACTTAGGTGGTGATGATATTGATGAAAGAATCATCGATTGGTTAGCTGATGAATTCATGAAAGACGAAGATATGGACTTACGTAAAGATCCTATGGCTTTGCAACGTTTGAAAGAAGCAGCTGAAAAAGCGAAGATTGAATTATCATCTTCTGCACAAACAGAAATCAACTTACCTTACGTAACAGCTACGGCTAGTGGACCAAAGCACTTGGTACGTACATTGACACGTTCAAAATTTGAGCAGTTAATTGACGATTTAATTAAAAGAACAATTGAACCTTGTCAAACTGCTTTAAAAGCAGCAGGTTTGTCTAAGTCTGATATTGATGAAATTATCCTAGTTGGTGGTTCTACGCGTATTCCAGCAGTACAGGAAGCTGTAGAGAAATTCTTCGGAAAAGCACCAAGTAAAGGTGTAAATCCTGATGAAGTCGTTTCTTTAGGAGCAGGAATCCAAGGTGGTGTATTAACAGGTGATGTAAAAGACGTTCTTTTATTGGATGTGACGCCATTATCTCTTGGTATTGAAACTATGGGTAACGTAATGACGAAGTTGATTGAAGCCAATACTACGATTCCAACTAAAAAATCGCAAGTATTCTCAACAGCAGCAGACAATCAGCCATCGGTAGAAATTCACGTATTACAAGGTGAACGTCCAATGGCAGCAGATAACAAAACGATTGGTCGTTTCCACTTAGATGGCATTCCACCAGCAAGACGAGGAACACCTCAAATTGAAGTGACGTTTGATATTGATGCCAACGGTATTATCAAAGTATCTGCCACAGATAAAGCGACAAACAAATCTCAAGATATCAGAATTGAAGCTTCTTCTGGATTAACAGAAGAGGAAATTGCGAAAATGAAGCAAGAAGCCGAAGCCAATGCGGAATCGGATGCTAAAGCAAAAGAAACGGCTGATAAATTGAATAGTGCTGATGCGATGATTTTCCAAACGGAAAGTCAATTAAAAGAATTTGGTGACAAATTATCTGATGATAAGAAAAAGCCAATTGAAGATGCACTTGAAGAATTGAAGAAAGCATACGAAACTAAGGATATCGCAGTTATCGATCCAGCTTTAGAGAAAATTAATGAAGCATGGAAAGTAGCAAGTGAAGAAATGTACAAAGCGCAAGCAGAACAAGGAGGAGCACCAGAAGGTGGACCAACTGATGCAGGAGCTGGAGCTAAAGGACAAGCTGCTGGTGATGAAAGTAGCGATGTTGAAGATGTGGACTTTGAAGAGGTGAAGTAAGCAGAGAACCAATTTTCGCTTTTGCGAAAGTTGTGTGAATCGCTTATTCCGAACTTGATTCGGAATCTCGTCAAAGCACGAAGCTTGAAGTTGGAAGCATGAAGATGTGGACAGCTTAATAAATAAGAAAACGCAATCATTTATTTGGTTGCGTTTTTTTATTCGAAAACAGTTTATTTATTACAATAGTATGTGGAAAAGTAACTGCTGCTATAAAAGAAAAGAAAATAGCGAAAAATAACTTCTCATTCTTCAAAATAAAATATACTATGACAATACCAATTATAGAGATGATCCAATATGGCAGAGCAGTCTTACAATATTTTAATAAATTTTTAGAATTAAAATTGCCATAAATAAATAATATTTGTTCATAAAGCGAAGGAATACTGTGCCATAAAATAAAATATAATGTAAAGCCCCAAATAAGACTTGATACTTTAAAAATAATGCTAAATACAATTAAATAAAACAACTCAATTAAAATTTTAGATTTAAAAGAATTGGATTTATAGGCAATAAATGATGCTATCAACAAGTATAAAACTCCAAAAACAGTTAATAAAAAAAATATACTATTATTTTTAATTTCATAATTCGTTATAGAAATTACGATTTCTATAACTTCTGTTGTATTAAATATGAATAAAAGGTTAAGAATTAGCATTCCATATAAAAAATAGTAGATACGTTTAAGTATTTCCGAAACTTCTAAGTTGTGATGTTCCCAATGCTGTTGTCCAAAATGAAAAGCACTAAAGGCAATAAACAATATTAGTGCTAACAACGGCATAAAATAAAAAACAAATACAGAGATAAAAACTGTAAGTAAATAGGTGGTAATAACCCGTATAAAAGGATATGTCTTTTTGTTATTTGAGATGGTGTCAATAAGCAATATGTCATTAGACCCATGTAATATTCCAAACGTAAAAATTAAGATAAAACCAAAAAATATCTCAATATCTTTCGATACCATAGATGAGATCCACAATCCCAAAAAGCTGAGCGGTATTATTATATTGTAAATCTTAGCCATAAATACTTACTATATTATTAATTAAAACTAAAAATATTGTTAAATATGAAATTACTTTGTTTAACTAATTGTAAAATTACTTAAACAAAACTAATTTAAACTAAATATTATGAATTCGTTACTTTTATTTGCCGAAGTTACAACAAAGTTAGATCCATCGGATTATGTTGGATTTACCTTTTTTGTAGGCAGTATGGCCATGATGGCAGCATCTGCATTTTTCTTTTTATCTCTAAGCCAATTTGATAGAAAATGGCGTACGTCAATTCTTGTATCTGGACTGATTACCTTTATTGCTGCTGTCCATTATTTTTATATGCGAGATTATTGGTTCGCTAATGTTGATTCTCCAACATTTTTTCGATATGTAGATTGGCTATTGACTGTGCCGTTGATGTGTGTTGAATTTTATCTTATTCTCAAGGTTGCAGGTGCTAAGCCTTCTTTAATGTGGAAACTTATTTTTGCATCGGTAATCATGCTGGTTACTGGATATTTTGGAGAGGCTGTTTTTACAGATGATGCGGCTCTATGGGGAGGAATTTCTGGTATAGCTTACTTCTATATTGTTTATGAAATATGGTTTGGTAGTGCTAAAAAACTAGCAGTAGCTGCAGGTGATGATATATTAAAATCACACAAACTTTTATGTTGGTTTGTACTTGTTGGTTGGGCAATATATCCTTTAGGGTATATGTTAGGTACAGAAGGTTGGTATACTAGTATATTAGGGACGGGTAGTGTAGATGTGGTTTACAATATTGCAGATGCCATTAACAAAATTGGGTTCGGATTAGTGATTTATGCACTAGCAGTTAAAAAGCAAAATGTAATTAGCTAAATATTAAAAACAGACTTCTTTCTATCATAAAAAACGCAACCATTAATTTGGTTGCGTTTTTTTGTTTTAATTAAAATTAAACGTTTAAGATTATCAAAACCAATCAACAAACTATCAACAAAACCTTGCAGTGTCCAAAAAAAATCTCAATTTTGAATTCTAAATTTTTTCTTCATGGACAACTATCATATCATTTCTTCTGATGCTTTAGATATTGTTACGATTTATAATATTTTTTATAAAAACAAAAAACTAAAACTTTCAGAAGCTTCAGCCAATAACATACAGAAATGTAAAACGTATTTAGACAATAAATTGGCGAATGAAAAAAAACCAATGTATGGCATTAATACAGGCTTTGGATCTTTGTATAATGTAAAAATTTCTGATGCTGATCTAAGTCAGCTTCAAGAAAATTTAGTAATGTCTCATGCCTGTGGAACAGGAGAGCGCGTACCAGAATCCATTGTGAAAGTCATGCTCCTTTTGAAGATTCAGTCCTTGAGTTATGGGCATAGTGGCGTTCAGCTTGAAACTGTAAACCGACTGATTGATTTTTTCAACAATGATATTTTCCCTTTTGTTTTTACCCAAGGGTCTTTGGGAGCTTCAGGCGATTTGGCACCTTTGGCACACTTGGCTTTGCCTTTATTAGGAAAAGGAAAGGTTGTTCATAATAATAAAGAATACGAAGCAGCTACGCTATTAAAAGAGTTTAATTGGAAACC
Protein-coding sequences here:
- the dnaK gene encoding molecular chaperone DnaK, which codes for MSKIIGIDLGTTNSCVSVMEGNEPVVIPNAEGKRTTPSVIAFVEGGEIKVGDPAKRQAVTNPTKTVYSIKRFMGNKYSESKKEAERVPYKVVKGDNDTPRVDIDGRLYTPQELSAMILQKMKKTAEDYLGSDVTRAVITVPAYFNDAQRQATKEAGEIAGLKVERIINEPTAAALAYGMDKKGTDQKIVVFDFGGGTHDVSILELGDGVFEVLSTDGDTHLGGDDIDERIIDWLADEFMKDEDMDLRKDPMALQRLKEAAEKAKIELSSSAQTEINLPYVTATASGPKHLVRTLTRSKFEQLIDDLIKRTIEPCQTALKAAGLSKSDIDEIILVGGSTRIPAVQEAVEKFFGKAPSKGVNPDEVVSLGAGIQGGVLTGDVKDVLLLDVTPLSLGIETMGNVMTKLIEANTTIPTKKSQVFSTAADNQPSVEIHVLQGERPMAADNKTIGRFHLDGIPPARRGTPQIEVTFDIDANGIIKVSATDKATNKSQDIRIEASSGLTEEEIAKMKQEAEANAESDAKAKETADKLNSADAMIFQTESQLKEFGDKLSDDKKKPIEDALEELKKAYETKDIAVIDPALEKINEAWKVASEEMYKAQAEQGGAPEGGPTDAGAGAKGQAAGDESSDVEDVDFEEVK
- a CDS encoding Brp/Blh family beta-carotene 15,15'-dioxygenase: MAKIYNIIIPLSFLGLWISSMVSKDIEIFFGFILIFTFGILHGSNDILLIDTISNNKKTYPFIRVITTYLLTVFISVFVFYFMPLLALILFIAFSAFHFGQQHWEHHNLEVSEILKRIYYFLYGMLILNLLFIFNTTEVIEIVISITNYEIKNNSIFFLLTVFGVLYLLIASFIAYKSNSFKSKILIELFYLIVFSIIFKVSSLIWGFTLYFILWHSIPSLYEQILFIYGNFNSKNLLKYCKTALPYWIISIIGIVIVYFILKNEKLFFAIFFSFIAAVTFPHTIVINKLFSNKKTQPNK
- a CDS encoding bacteriorhodopsin-like; the protein is MNSLLLFAEVTTKLDPSDYVGFTFFVGSMAMMAASAFFFLSLSQFDRKWRTSILVSGLITFIAAVHYFYMRDYWFANVDSPTFFRYVDWLLTVPLMCVEFYLILKVAGAKPSLMWKLIFASVIMLVTGYFGEAVFTDDAALWGGISGIAYFYIVYEIWFGSAKKLAVAAGDDILKSHKLLCWFVLVGWAIYPLGYMLGTEGWYTSILGTGSVDVVYNIADAINKIGFGLVIYALAVKKQNVIS